In Saccharomyces eubayanus strain FM1318 chromosome XV, whole genome shotgun sequence, a single window of DNA contains:
- the GRE3 gene encoding trifunctional aldehyde reductase/xylose reductase/glucose 1-dehydrogenase (NADP(+)), with protein sequence MSSLVTLNNGYKMPLVGLGCWKIDKKACANQIYDAIKLGYRLFDGACDYGNEKEVGEGIRKAISEGLVTREDIFVTSKLWNNFHHPDHVKLALKKTLSDMGLEYLDLYYIHFPIAFKYVPFEEKYPPGFYTGAEDDKRGHITEAHVPIIDTYRALEECADEGLIRSIGISNFQGSLVQDLLRGCRIKPVALQIEHHPYLTQEHLVDFCKMHDIQVVAYSSFGPQSFIEMDLGLAKSTPTLFENDLVKKVSENHPGSTTSQVLLRWATQRGIAVIPKSSKKERLLGNLEIEKKLTLTEQELKEISSLNANIRFNDPWTWLDGKFPIFA encoded by the coding sequence atgtcATCACTAGTCACTTTGAACAATGGTTACAAGATGCCTCTGGTCGGTTTAGGATGTTGGAAAATCGACAAGAAAGCCTGTGCAAACCAAATTTACGACGCTATCAAGCTCGGTTATCGTTTGTTTGATGGCGCTTGCGATTACGGTAACGAAAAGGAAGTCGGTGAAGGAATCAGAAAGGCCATATCTGAAGGTCTTGTCACTAGAGAAGATATATTTGTTACCTCCAAATTATGGAACAATTTCCATCATCCCGACCATGTAAAACTagccttgaaaaaaacgttGAGCGACATGGGACTGGAATACTTGGACTTGTATTACATCCACTTCCCCATTGCCTTCAAATACGTTCCTTTCGAAGAGAAGTACCCACCAGGGTTCTACACAGGTGCGGAGGACGACAAGAGAGGTCATATAACCGAGGCTCATGTCCCTATTATAGATACATACCGTGCTTTAGAGGAGTGTGCTGACGAAGGTTTGATCAGATCTATTGGTATTTCCAATTTCCAAGGGAGCTTGGTTCAAGATTTACTACGAGGATGTAGAATCAAGCCTGTGGCTTTGCAAATCGAGCATCATCCCTACTTGACCCAAGAACACTTGGTGGACTTCTGTAAGATGCACGATATCCAAGTCGTTGCCTACTCCTCCTTTGGCCCTCAATCGTTCATTGAAATGGACCTTGGCTTGGCAAAGAGCACACCAACGctgtttgaaaatgacCTAGTCAAGAAGGTTTCTGAAAACCACCCAGGTAGCACTACCTCCCAAGTGCTCCTGAGATGGGCTACTCAAAGAGGTATCGCCGTTATTCCAAAGTCCtccaaaaaggaaagacTATTGGGAAATTTggaaatagaaaagaaactcaCTCTAACCGAGCAGGAActcaaagaaatttcttctttgaatgcCAACATCAGATTCAATGACCCATGGACTTGGTTGGACGGTAAATTCCCCATTTTTGCCTGA
- the CTM1 gene encoding cytochrome c lysine N-methyltransferase: protein MEEVFRFYLHSKTILFHKGLSLKQSTVDDPKSGYGLFVSPSKFSNEELDNETVQLLRIPKRCTFNINTLLTILGDENEFSSLEQFQRTGDKIKTTLREIMTYPKFSRFLTETNLLILYFMIFETIHDSYEIPGSIEYYLKNVLMSIEVESAVDSIENLAKDYGHYPQIFGLQEISGLFKDLFQEYLDASVIKHLYSAIISRCLEIPEKSDTGDYEFSVHSTLVPILDFANHENSQKNAYFDVDPSSNDVLLLLNTDTIRGKSSKPREVFISYMPTEDLLPMLNTYGFIPDFKESPQFWTISFDRGFLRDYIGLDLNADLRLFYKWLRINPVISLVKYEHDDQIRWFINDTTKEFSSLLLPFIPPLDKAKNARWVYDSACHLTFTKMHCLVNPETNEHATLVAENYHSLIEEVELNGDDFIDLPPLAWSLHYKDAESGCLRQRHTDCEEATSILQHEQEQDTTKTKLRFVSFFRDFLKYRKARIAMPSSNSSIARLLFEQEKEIINDLAAAIDNKSTIFFSDLKTALSAEPNKFPPLRFHNDHTESNKNKDELVPYFKDPSSYNPDRFTDFFQDEMNQYAAFFRDG, encoded by the coding sequence ATGGAGGAAGTTTTTCGCTTTTATTTGCATTCCAAAACTATTCTGTTTCATAAAGGCCTTTCATTGAAACAGTCCACTGTAGATGACCCCAAAAGTGGATACGGTCTTTTCGTCAGCCCTTCGAAGTTCAGTAACGAAGAACTTGACAATGAGACTGTTCAATTGCTAAGAATTCCTAAACGCTGCACATTCAATATCAACACACTACTGACTATTCTAGGAGATGAGAACGAATTTTCTTCACTAGAACAATTCCAAAGAACTGGTGACAAAATCAAGACTACTCTTCGTGAAATAATGACGTATCCCAAGTTTAGTAGGTTTCTAACAGAAACAAACCTGCTCATTCTTTACTTTATGATTTTCGAGACTATTCATGACAGTTACGAGATTCCCGGTAGTATCGAGtattatttgaagaatgttTTGATGAGCATTGAAGTAGAATCTGCTGTCGATTCTATCGAAAACCTAGCCAAGGATTATGGCCATTACCCACAAATTTTTGGGCTCCAAGAAATATCAGGTTTATTCAAAGATCTGTTCCAAGAATATTTAGACGCAAGCGTTATTAAGCACCTTTATTCAGCGATAATTTCACGTTGCCTCGAGATACCTGAAAAATCGGATACCGGAGATTACGAATTCAGTGTTCACTCTACCTTAGTTCCCATTCTGGATTTTGCCAATCACGAAAACTCACAAAAGAATGCTTATTTTGATGTCGACCCTTCTAGTAACGATGTGTTACTTCTACTCAATACGGATACGATTCGGGGAAAGAGTTCGAAGCCTAGAGAAGTGTTCATTAGCTACATGCCTACAGAAGATTTATTGCCAATGCTAAACACATATGGATTCATCccagatttcaaagaatctcCACAGTTTTGGACCATATCGTTTGATAGAGGGTTTTTGAGAGACTACATTGGGTTAGATTTGAATGCAGATTTGAGGTTATTTTATAAATGGCTCCGTATAAATCCAGTCATCTCATTAGTAAAATACGAACATGATGACCAAATCCGATGGTTTATTAACGATACTACAAAAGAGTTCAGTTCGCTTTTGCTCCCATTCATCCCACCTTTGgataaagcaaaaaatgcACGTTGGGTGTATGATTCTGCCTGTCATTTGACGTTCACTAAGATGCATTGCTTAGTTAATCCTGAGACGAATGAACATGCAACGTTGGTTGCAGAAAACTACCATTCTCTCATCGAAGAAGTAGAACTGAATGGAGatgattttattgatttaCCGCCGCTAGCATGGTCGTTGCACTATAAAGATGCAGAAAGCGGTTGCCTAAGACAAAGACATACGGATTGTGAAGAGGCAACTAGTATCCTTCAAcatgaacaagaacaagacaCAACCAAAACCAAGCTCCGGTTTGTTAGCTTCTTCCGGGACTTTTTAAAGTATAGGAAAGCGAGAATTGCCATGCCTTCCAGTAATTCAAGTATTGCTCGCTTATTATTTGAGCAGGAGAAAGAGATAATTAATGACCTAGCAGCAGCTATTGATAACAAATCCACAATATTTTTTAGCGATCTAAAGACGGCACTGAGCGCAGAACCTAATAAGTTCCCCCCTCTGAGATTTCACAATGATCACACGGAGAGcaacaagaataaagatgaaCTAGTGCCCTATTTCAAGGACCCTTCTTCTTATAATCCCGATAGATTCACCGACTTCTTTCAAGACGAAATGAACCAGTACGCTGCATTCTTTCGAGACGGTTAG
- a CDS encoding putative cystathionine beta-lyase: protein MVDLSTALIHGDDKDNRVTDVAPPINVSTTFRYDDDDLIPWTERENLDFMEKRPVYSRLAHPNSTRLESVFSDILDGYAVVYSSGLAAFFAAMVHYNPKKIFIGQSYHGVRAIANILTRNYDIKQYPLEDIEKYAGEGDIVHLESPVNPYGTSYDIESFARRAHAKGALLVLDSTFASPPLQYAWNFGADIVLYSATKYFGGHSDLLSGVLVVKDEAVSRRLKDDRIYLGTNVANLESFMLLRSLRTYELRINKQSESATKIVKFLFDHQSKFDKVLKTIYHSSLQTEEFVKKQLVGGYGPVFAITLHTKEQCKIFPLKLKYFHHATSLGGIESLVEWRAMTDPYIDQTLIRVSVGCESADDLIRDLASTLQELQDAA from the coding sequence ATGGTTGATTTGTCAACAGCTTTGATTCATGGCGACGATAAAGACAACAGAGTTACTGACGTTGCGCCCCCAATTAATGTATCCACAACGTTCCGTtacgatgatgacgatttGATTCCATGGACAGAGCGTGAAAATTTGGACTTTATGGAAAAGAGACCCGTTTATTCTCGTCTGGCACATCCAAACAGCACCAGATTAGAAAGTGTCTTTTCAGACATACTCGACGGGTATGCTGTTGTTTATTCTTCTGGATTAGCTGCGTTCTTCGCGGCGATGGTTCACTACAATCCTAAAAAGATCTTTATAGGCCAAAGCTACCATGGTGTTCGAGCAATTGCAAATATATTGACCCGTAATTATGATATCAAACAATATCCACTAGaagacattgaaaaatatgcAGGTGAAGGCGATATTGTTCATCTGGAGTCGCCTGTAAACCCATATGGTACGTCTTACGATATTGAAAGTTTTGCTCGCAGAGCTCATGCAAAGGGCGCCCTACTAGTACTAGATTCCACGTTTGCGTCTCCACCATTGCAATATGCATGGAATTTTGGAGCGGATATCGTCTTGTATTCCGCTACCAAGTACTTCGGTGGTCACTCTGACTTATTGAGTGGTGTCCTCGTAGTCAAAGATGAAGCTGTTTCTCGGCGCCTAAAGGACGATAGGATTTATTTGGGTACCAACGTTGCAAATTTAGAAAGTTTCATGTTATTGCGGTCACTCAGAACTTACGAACTGAGAATAAACAAGCAATCCGAAAGTGCTACCAAAATAGTTAAATTCTTGTTTGATCATCAGTCcaaatttgataaagtaCTGAAAACAATCTATCACTCATCTTTACAGACCGAGGAATTTGTTAAAAAGCAACTAGTGGGTGGGTATGGTCCTGTTTTCGCCATCACTCTACATACCAAGGAGCAGTGCAAGATATTTCCTCTCAAGTTAAAATACTTTCACCATGCGACCTCTCTGGGTGGCATTGAATCCCTTGTTGAATGGAGAGCAATGACAGACCCATACATCGATCAGACTTTGATAAGAGTGTCTGTAGGATGCGAGTCCGCCGATGATTTAATCAGGGATTTGGCTTCGACACTGCAGGAGCTGCAAGATGCTGCTTGA
- the CDC12 gene encoding septin CDC12 — MSAATATATAVPPPVGISNLPNQRYKIVNEEGGTFTVMLCGESGLGKTTFINTLFQTVLKRADGQQHRQEPIRKTVGIDITRALLEEKHFELRVNVIDTPGFGDNVNNNKAWQPLVDFIDDQHDSYMRQEQQPYRAKRFDLRVHAVLYFIRPTGHGLKPIDIETMKRLSTRANLVPVIAKSDTLTAQELQQFKSRIRQVIEAQEIRIFTPPLDAESKEDAKNGAGPDSAAIEHARQLIEAMPFAIVGSEKKFDNGQGTQVVARKYPWGLVEIENDSHCDFRKLRALLLRTYLLDLISTTQEMHYETYRRLRLEGHENTGEGNEDFTLPAIAPARKLSHNPKYKEEENALKKYFTDQVKAEEQRFRQWEQNIVNERIRLNGDLEEIQGKVKKLEEQVKGLQLKKSHLK, encoded by the coding sequence ATGAGTGCCGCTACTGCCACCGCTACTGCTGTTCCTCCCCCAGTAGGGATCTCTAATCTCCCAAACCAACGCTACAAGATTGTCAACGAAGAAGGTGGTACATTCACCGTGATGTTGTGTGGTGAGAGTGGACTGGGTAAAACCACCTTTATCAATACGCTATTTCAGACTGTCTTGAAAAGAGCTGATGGACAGCAACATCGTCAAGAACCCATTAGAAAGACTGTAGGGATCGATATTACAAGGGCTTTGCTAGAAGAGAAACATTTCGAGTTACGTGTAAACGTCATCGACACTCCAGGTTTCGGGGACAAtgtcaataataacaaagCTTGGCAACCATTGGTGGATTTCATTGATGATCAACATGATTCCTACATGCGTCAAGAACAACAACCATATCGTGCTAAGAGATTTGACTTAAGAGTTCATGCTGTTCTTTATTTCATCAGGCCCACTGGGCACGGTTTGAAACCAATTGATATTGAGACCATGAAAAGATTATCTACAAGAGCCAATTTAGTTCCAGTCATTGCTAAGTCCGATACTTTGACTGCTCAAGAATTACAACAATTCAAATCTAGAATCAGACAAGTAATAGAAGCGCAGGAAATTCGTATTTTCACACCTCCATTGGACGCTGAATCTAAGGAAGACGCGAAAAATGGTGCAGGTCCAGATTCAGCAGCCATCGAACATGCAAGGCAATTGATAGAAGCAATGCCATTTGCCATAGTAGGgtctgaaaaaaaattcgaTAATGGGCAAGGCACTCAAGTGGTTGCTAGAAAATACCCATGGGGTCTTgtagaaattgaaaatgactCACACTGTGATTTCCGTAAGCTCAGAGCGTTGTTACTAAGAACTTATTTACTAGATCTTATCTCCACTACCCAAGAAATGCATTACGAAACATATAGAAGATTAAGACTAGAAGGTCACGAAAACACAGGGGAGGGCAATGAAGACTTCACTCTTCCAGCCATTGCACCAGCAAGAAAATTATCACATAATCCTAaatacaaagaagaagaaaatgcatTAAAGAAATACTTCACTGACCAAGTTAAAGCTGAAGAACAAAGATTTAGGCAATGGGAGCAAAATATTGTTAATGAGAGAATTAGATTGAACGGGGACTTGGAAGAGATCCAGGGcaaagttaaaaaattggaagaacAAGTTAAAGGCTtacaattgaaaaaatcacatTTGAAATGA
- the YPT35 gene encoding Ypt35p, whose protein sequence is MNDKISVLPPEPIQLLDEDTTEPEFEVDSQQENEEPVITSDSNSYGSRRSTPITRARPRRSSSINANFSFQKALVSDCTIIDGDHGTKFAVWRITVLLEPNLKVVSAQRESYKIQTYRRYSDFVKLREHLLTRIKTAKPEKVHHLPIPSLPPSVQWYSTWKYQQVNLNRDWLAKRQRGLEYFLNYVILNSELVEIAKDILVQFLEPSKRHA, encoded by the coding sequence ATGAACGACAAGATATCCGTTTTACCTCCTGAACCCATTCAGCTGCTTGACGAAGACACTACAGAGCCTGAATTCGAAGTTGACTCTCAGCAGGAGAATGAAGAGCCAGTCATTACATCTGACAGCAATAGTTATGGCAGCCGCCGAAGCACCCCAATTACTAGAGCAAGACCTAGAAGGAGCAGCTCTATCAATGCAAACTTTAGTTTCCAAAAGGCACTCGTCAGTGATTGCACCATAATTGACGGAGACCACGGAACGAAGTTTGCCGTTTGGAGGATCactgttcttcttgaacCCAACTTGAAAGTCGTCTCTGCTCAGAGAGAAAGCTATAAAATCCAAACCTATAGACGGTACTCAGACTTCGTCAAACTACGAGAGCACTTACTTacaagaataaaaacagCCAAACCAGAAAAAGTACACCACTTACCGATTCCCAGTTTGCCTCCATCTGTTCAGTGGTACAGCACCTGGAAGTACCAGCAAGTAAACCTCAACAGAGACTGGCTAgccaaaagacaaagaggCCTTGAATACTTCCTCAACTACGTCATTCTCAACAGCGAGCTGGTGGAAATTGCCAAGGACATACTCGTCCAGTTCCTGGAGCCCTCAAAGAGGCACGCATAG
- the GGA2 gene encoding phosphatidylinositol 4-phosphate-binding protein: protein MSHPHSHSIYLSEAPVRRPQAMGNSLLRKIQRACRMSLAEPDLGLNLDIADYINEKQGAAPRDAAITLAKLINNRESHVAIFALSLLDVLVKNCGYPFHLQISRKEFLNELVKRFPGHPPLRYSKIQRLILTAIEEWYQTICKHSSYKNDMAYIRDMHRLLKYKGYAFPKISESDLAVLKPSNQLKTASEIQKEQEVAQAAKLEELIRRGKPEDLREANKLMKIMAGFKEDNVVHAKQAISNELNKLKRKADLLNEMLESNDLQNWDNETTQELQGSLKAAQPKFQKIIEEEQEDDTLVQDILKFNDTVNQLLEKFNLLKNGESNAASQIHPSHVSGPIQQSSGALTNEINLIDFNDLDETPSQGNDTSAAGTSAEVETSANDLLGDLTDLSISNTPSGNQTAFGLGGDIVLGSSQPAPPVTTTTNSNNDLDLLGLSSPQPTTNNQALNGGGFDILAGFSTTSSTVATLPNLARTLVNESSNLRIEFEIIRESDSVIRIKSFFTNLTSSPISNLVFLLAVPKSMALKLQPQSGNFMAASAKDGITQEGIIENAPINPSKSLKVKWKATYSVNSTPADETAVFTLPNV from the coding sequence ATGTCACATCCACACTCCCATAGTATATACCTGTCCGAGGCTCCCGTTAGGAGACCACAGGCCATGGGCAATTCGCTTCTAAGGAAGATTCAAAGAGCCTGCAGAATGTCATTAGCTGAACCAGACTTGGGATTGAATCTAGATATTGCTGATTACATCAATGAGAAACAAGGTGCCGCTCCCAGAGATGCAGCCATTACTCTTGCTAAATTGATCAACAATAGGGAATCGCACGTGGCCATATTCGCCTTATCTTTATTGGACGTGTTAGTCAAAAATTGTGGATATCCGTTTCACTTGCAGATTTCTAGAAAAGAGTTCTTAAATGAATTGGTCAAGAGATTCCCAGGTCACCCACCATTGCGTTACTCTAAGATTCAGAGATTGATTTTGACAGCTATCGAAGAATGGTATCAAACCATTTGTAAGCACTCGAGCTATAAAAATGATATGGCCTATATCAGAGATATGCATCGTTTATTGAAGTACAAGGGTTATGCATTCCCTAAGATCAGCGAGTCTGATTTGGCAGTTTTGAAACCTAGCAACCAATTGAAGACCGCCagtgaaattcaaaaagaacagGAAGTCGCTCAAGCTGCCAAACTGGAAGAATTGATCAGACGTGGTAAGCCTGAAGATTTAAGGGAAGCTAAcaaattgatgaaaatcaTGGCTGGGTTTAAAGAAGACAATGTCGTTCATGCTAAACAGGCCATCTCTAAtgaattgaacaaattaaAACGTAAGGCAGATTTGCTGAATGAAATGTTGGAGTCAAATGACTTACAGAATTGGGATAATGAGACTACGCAGGAACTCCAAGGTTCATTGAAAGCTGCCCaaccaaaatttcaaaaaattattgaagaagaacaggaaGACGATACATTAGTGCAAGATATACTGAAGTTTAACGATACGGTCAACCAATTGTTAGAGAAATTCAacttattgaaaaatggtgAGTCCAACGCTGCTTCACAAATCCATCCAAGTCATGTTTCTGGTCCAATACAGCAATCTTCTGGGGCTCTAACCAATGAAATTAACCTAATCGATTTTAACGATTTAGACGAAACACCCTCTCAAGGAAACGACACTAGTGCTGCGGGTACTTCAGCAGAAGTAGAAACATCTGCCAATGATTTATTAGGTGATCTGACTGACTTATCCATTTCAAATACTCCAAGCGGTAACCAAACAGCTTTTGGTCTTGGAGGTGACATTGTATTGGGGTCTTCTCAACCTGCACCTCCAGTTACCACTACCACAAATTCGAATAACGACTTGGATCTTTTGGGACTTTCAAGCCCTCAACCAACAACTAATAACCAAGCATTAAACGGTGGCGGGTTTGACATTTTGGCTGGATTTAGCACAACATCAAGTACGGTTGCCACTCTACCAAACCTTGCAAGAACCTTGGTTAATGAGTCATCCAATTTGAGAATTGAGTTCGAAATCATCAGAGAGTCCGATTCTGTCATAAGGATAAAATCCTTTTTTACAAACTTAACCTCGTCGCCAATCTCAAATTTAGTCTTCTTATTAGCAGTACCAAAGTCAATGGCATTGAAATTGCAACCACAATCTGGTAATTTCATGGCTGCAAGTGCTAAAGACGGTATCACACAAGAGGGgattattgaaaatgctCCAATTAACCCTTcgaaatctttgaaagtCAAATGGAAGGCCACATATTCTGTTAATTCCACTCCAGCCGACGAAACAGCTGTTTTTACATTACCTAATGTATAA
- the ERP5 gene encoding Erp5p, whose translation MKHILVFGIYLIFALVQRVEGVHFYARPGETKCFYEHLSKGNLLIGDLDIYVEKNGMFMEDPEASLAITVDETFDNDHRVLNQKNSHTGDFSFTALDTGEHRMCFTPSYNKKSTPVRVFIELEIGNVEALDSRRKDDMNSLKGRVFQLTQRLSSIRKEQDNIREKEAEFRNQSESANSKIMTWSVLQFFMLVAACVFQLRYLKNFFVKQKVV comes from the coding sequence ATGAAACATATTCTAGTGTTTGGAATTTATCTGATCTTTGCGCTTGTACAAAGAGTGGAAGGTGTTCATTTTTACGCCAGACCCGGAGAAACTAAATGTTTTTATGAGCATTTATCAAAGGGGAACTTATTAATTGGCGATCTGGATATATATGTAGAAAAGAATGGTATGTTTATGGAGGACCCGGAAGCCAGCTTGGCCATAACCGTGGATGAAACATTCGATAACGATCACCGTGTCCTGAACCAGAAAAACTCACACACAGGTGATTTCAGTTTCACAGCTTTAGACACAGGGGAGCATAGGATGTGCTTCACCCCGTCGTACAACAAGAAGTCCACTCCAGTAAGAGTGTTCATTGAACTAGAAATCGGCAACGTCGAGGCGCTTGATAGTAGAAGGAAGGACGACATGAACTCACTCAAGGGGAGAGTGTTCCAGTTGACCCAAAGGCTATCTTCGATTCGCAAGGAGCAAGACAATATCAGAGAAAAAGAGGCAGAGTTCAGGAACCAGAGTGAGTCTGCCAACAGCAAGATAATGACGTGGTCCGTACTTCAGTTCTTCATGCTAGTGGCAGCGTGCGTCTTCCAGCTACGCTACCTCAAGAATTTCTTTGTTAAACAGAAGGTTGTATAG
- the UBA4 gene encoding Uba4p translates to MAEHQQGSTESELETLRLENAKLREQLARVQDNKKDYPLSLEEYQRYGRQMIVEETGGVVGQVKLKNTKVLVVGAGGLGCPALPYLAGAGVGQIGIVDNDVVETSNLHRQVLHDSSRVGMLKCESARQSITKLNPHVNVVTYPVRLNSTNAFEIFEGYDYVLDCTDSPLTRYLVSDVAVNLGITVVSASGLGTEGQLTILNFNSMGPCYRCFYPTPPPPNAVTSCQEGGVIGPCIGLVGTMMAVETLKLILGVYTNENFKPFLMLYSGFPQQSLRTFKMRGRQESCLCCGKNQTITKETIEKGEINYELFCGSRNYNVCQPDERLSVEAFQDLYKDNDGKTNQILVDVRPSHHYEISHFPEAINLPVKKLRDMNGDIKKLQEELPTVGKDTDIVVLCRYGNDSQVATRLLKDKFGLSNVRDVRGGYFKYIDDIDQNIPKY, encoded by the coding sequence ATGGCTGAACATCAACAGGGAAGTACAGAATCTGAGCTGGAAACACTAAGGTTGGAGAATGCCAAATTAAGGGAACAACTGGCTCGGGTGCAAGACAACAAGAAGGATTACCCATTATCTTTGGAGGAATACCAACGCTATGGTAGGCAAATGATTGTCGAGGAAACAGGCGGTGTCGTGGGCCAAGTCAAATTAAAGAACACCAAGGTCTTGGTTGTTGGCGCTGGTGGTCTGGGATGTCCCGCCTTGCCGTATCTGGCAGGCGCTGGTGTGGGTCAGATCGGTATAGTAGATAACGACGTAGTGGAAACTTCCAATTTGCACAGACAGGTTCTTCACGATTCTAGCAGAGTAGGAATGTTGAAATGCGAGTCGGCCAGGCAATCGATTACGAAACTGAATCCGCACGTCAATGTTGTTACTTATCCCGTTAGACTAAACTCAACTAATGCATTTGAGATATTTGAAGGTTATGACTATGTATTAGACTGTACCGATTCTCCCCTAACCAGATACTTGGTCTCTGATGTAGCTGTTAATCTGGGAATAACGGTAGTGTCTGCATCTGGTTTAGGTACAGAAGGTCAGCTGACCATTTTGAACTTTAACAGCATGGGGCCATGTTATAGATGTTTCTATCCAACTCCTCCACCACCAAATGCAGTGACTTCATGCCAAGAAGGTGGTGTGATAGGCCCATGCATTGGATTGGTCGGCACGATGATGGCCGTCGAGACTCTAAAACTCATCCTAGGTGTCTATACcaatgaaaatttcaagccCTTCTTGATGCTATATTCGGGCTTCCCACAACAAAGTCTGCGTACATTCAAAATGAGAGGCAGACAAGAGAGTTGCTTGTGCTGTGGCAAGAATCAAACCATAACAAAAGAGACCATTGAAAAGGGTGAGATTAATTATGAACTTTTTTGTGGCTCGCGGAACTATAACGTTTGTCAGCCTGATGAAAGACTAAGTGTAGAAGCTTTTCAGGATTTATACAAGGACAATGACGGTAAAACGAACCAGATCTTAGTGGACGTTAGACCATCCCACCACTACGAAATATCTCATTTTCCTGAGGCAATCAATCTTCCAGTCAAAAAGTTGAGAGATATGAACGGTGATATCAAGAAGTTACAAGAAGAGCTTCCCACTGTAGGAAAGGACACCGATATAGTGGTTCTCTGCCGTTATGGGAATGACTCTCAAGTAGCGACAAGATTGTTGAAGGACAAATTTGGGCTCTCGAACGTAAGAGACGTGAGAGGGGGTTACTTCAAATACATTGACGATATAGACCAAAACATTCCTAAATATTAG
- the TRR2 gene encoding thioredoxin-disulfide reductase TRR2: MIGHIAPLRTYLGRLRTRVQSRMVHHKVTIIGSGPAAHTAAIYLARAEMKPTLYEGMMANGVAAGGQLTTTTEIENFPGFPEALTGSELMERMRQQSARFGTNIITETVSKVDLSSKPFKLWVEFSEDADPVTTDAIILATGASAKRMNLPGEETYWQKGISACAVCDGAVPIFRNKPLAVIGGGDSACEEAEFLTKYGSKVYILVRKDHFRASVIMQRRIEKNSKIIVLFNTVALEAKGDGKLLDVLRIKNIKTGVENDLEVNGLFYAIGHNPATEIVNGQVDKQETGYIKTVPGSSLTSVPGFFAAGDVQDSRYRQAVTSAGSGCIAALDAERYLSTQE; encoded by the coding sequence ATGATAGGGCATATAGCACCACTGAGAACATATCTAGGTCGGTTGCGCACACGGGTGCAGTCCAGGATGGTTCATCACAAGGTCACAATTATAGGCTCTGGTCCAGCTGCTCACACAGCGGCCATCTACTTGGCAAGAGCGGAAATGAAGCCGACGTTATACGAAGGGATGATGGCCAATGGCGTTGCGGCCGGTGGCCAGTTGACCACTACCACGGAAATTGAGAACTTCCCAGGGTTTCCAGAGGCGTTGACCGGCAGCGAGTTGATGGAAAGAATGAGGCAACAATCTGCCAGGTTCGGAACAAACATAATCACAGAGACCGTCTCTAAAGTCGATCTGTCCTCTAAGCCATTTAAGTTGTGGGTTGAATTCAGTGAAGACGCTGACCCCGTGACCACGGACGCTATAATTTTGGCCACTGGTGCTTCTGCCAAAAGGATGAATCTACCGGGGGAAGAGACCTACTGGCAAAAGGGTATATCTGCATGTGCTGTGTGTGATGGCGCGGTTCCAATCTTCAGAAACAAGCCACTGGCTGTTATTGGTGGTGGCGATTCTGCGTGCGAAGAGGCTGAATTTCTAACCAAGTATGGTTCGAAGGTATACATTTTGGTTAGAAAGGACCATTTCCGTGCATCCGTAATCATGCAAAGAAGAATCGAAAAAAACTCAAAGataattgttttgtttaacACGGTCGCATTGGAAGCCAAAGGTGATGGCAAGCTACTRGACGTGTTGAGGATCAAGAACATCAAGACTGGTGTGGAAAATGATTTGGAGGTGAACGGGCTGTTCTATGCAATCGGCCACAACCCTGCCACAGAAATCGTCAATGGGCAAGTGGACAAACAGGAAACAGGGTACATTAAAACTGTGCCCGGATCATCTCTAACTTCTGTGCCAGGGTTTTTTGCCGCCGGGGACGTTCAAGACTCTAGATATAGACAAGCTGTTACCTCTGCTGGATCTGGATGTATTGCTGCTCTGGATGCAGAGCGGTACTTGAGTACCCAAGAATAA